A stretch of the Hypomesus transpacificus isolate Combined female unplaced genomic scaffold, fHypTra1 scaffold_270, whole genome shotgun sequence genome encodes the following:
- the plpp2b gene encoding phospholipid phosphatase 2b, whose translation MTDFRKNKLYVLVDVLCVVVAALPFVIMNLVFRPYQRGVYCDDETIQYPLKPDTITHGTLAAVTISCTIVIISCGEAYLVYSKRIYSNSDFNQYVSALYKVLGTFLFGAAVSQSLTDLAKFTIGRPRPNFMAVCAPKACKGYVLGINCTGLPRAVTESRLSFYSGHSSFGMYCMLFLALYVQARLAAKWARLLRPTIQFFLVAFAVYVGYTRVSDYKHHWSDVLVGLLQGALVAVLNVRFVSDFFKERPQRCSVPQAAENEESERKASLQMGDAEHNNHYGYPGPV comes from the exons CGGCCCTGCCCTTCGTCATCATGAACCTGGTGTTCCGGCCGTACCAGCGCGGCGTGTACTGTGACGACGAGACCATCCAGTACCCGCTCAAGCCCGACACCATCACCCACGGCACCCTGGCCGCCGTCACCATCTCCTGCACCATCGTCATC ATCTCCTGCGGTGAGGCCTACCTGGTGTACAGCAAGAGGATCTACTCCAACTCAGACTTCAACCAGTACGTGTCGGCGCTCTACAAGGTGCTTGGCACCTTTTTGTTCGGGGCCGCCGTCAGCCAATCGCTGACCGACCTGGCCAAGTTCACCATCGGGCGTCCGAGGCCCAACTTCATGGCCGTTTGTGCCCCCAAGGCGTGCAAGGGCTACGTGCTGGGGATCAACTGCACCGGGCTCCCCCGCGCGGTTACGGAATCCAG GCTGTCCTTCTACTCTGGCCATTCGTCCTTTGGGATGTACTGCATGCTGTTCCTGGCG ctgtaTGTCCAGGCAAGGTTGGCGGCTAAGTGGGCCCGCCTCCTCCGGCCCACCATCCAGTTCTTCCTGGTGGCGTTCGCGGTCTACGTGGGCTACACCCGCGTGTCGGATTACAAGCACCACTGGAGCGACGTGCTGGTGGGGCTCCTGCAGGGCGCCCTGGTCGCCGTCCTGAAC gtGCGCTTCGTGTCGGACTTCTTCAAGGAGCGTCCCCAGCGCTGCTCGGTCCCGCAGGCGGCCGAGAACGAGGAGTCGGAGCGCAAAGCCAGCCTGCAGATGGGCGACGCCGAACACAACAACCATTACGGCTACCCGGGGCCTGTGTGA